One window from the genome of Candidatus Thermoplasmatota archaeon encodes:
- a CDS encoding PIN domain-containing protein, with the protein MPRSRRSILLDTNVFVAAVKDPRRQTDTLRLILHLVESEDVKLVGHELLAEEMVRYAEEFGSETASWILGALLGKMRLVAVRENLVRLCRGYVKTPDLADVVHAAVCLKADAVLITNDRHFDRIGDEGIIEVWSISEAIERLL; encoded by the coding sequence TCAAGAAGAAGTATCCTGCTTGACACGAACGTTTTTGTCGCGGCGGTCAAGGACCCTAGGAGGCAGACGGACACGCTGCGCTTGATCCTTCACCTCGTCGAGAGCGAGGACGTCAAGCTGGTCGGGCACGAGCTCCTTGCTGAGGAGATGGTGAGGTATGCCGAGGAGTTCGGCTCGGAGACCGCATCTTGGATACTGGGCGCGCTTCTGGGGAAGATGAGGCTTGTGGCGGTGAGAGAGAACCTCGTGCGGCTGTGCAGGGGCTATGTCAAGACGCCTGACCTCGCGGACGTCGTTCACGCGGCTGTGTGCCTGAAGGCCGACGCCGTGCTTATCACGAACGACAGACACTTCGACAGGATTGGGGACGAGGGGATAATCGAGGTCTGGAGCATCTCGGAGGCGATCGAGAGGCTGCTGTGA